Proteins encoded by one window of Martelella endophytica:
- a CDS encoding GumC family protein produces the protein MKISNLETAQHPSSRTPRLLRPFAWLLRGLKFLLRGFAFLPRLLRLSRGGRISLWRVASGGSLDDSGRLPRYILLGAMMLAAIWAPVISYVRYAPLSYSSEMALILPGAGASTSINLSDIGQASSSANSAYSSSTLSPTVTYQSLLSSPQVLERAAKALDDIPAAFGKPRVKLLDQTSFIQVALKGGSPEQARARNAALLDAFLFELDKLRSDEIARRESSVVGAIDAYQAKVDDARRAIADLQRDSGLKSNEQYDAIIADNEDLQLEIAAGQARLEELAERIETLGRSLETTPDMAALVLKLRADPEYVTLADSLARDRADLAKLAVNFGPNHPKIVGANNRVAGLSDRLSNRGVILAGFDTLELAGDVDALADGQRAALLSSLVTLAAEARGLSAEISAKEQSLARGEARVRSLSDAAAKLDALKREYKVAEAVFASALARINTAKSDIFASYPMVQVVSSPSIEYEPTSPNIKIAVAGGVAGSAFALFSLLLAWIRQPILGRAVRLFTEGK, from the coding sequence ATGAAGATCAGCAACCTTGAAACCGCCCAGCATCCTTCAAGCCGCACGCCACGTTTGCTTCGTCCCTTTGCCTGGCTTCTGCGAGGCCTGAAATTTCTCCTGCGAGGATTCGCTTTCCTGCCGCGCCTGTTGCGTCTTAGCCGTGGCGGCCGGATCAGCCTCTGGCGCGTCGCATCCGGCGGAAGTCTCGATGATTCCGGTCGCCTGCCGCGCTACATCCTGCTCGGCGCGATGATGCTGGCCGCGATCTGGGCGCCGGTCATCAGCTATGTCCGCTACGCGCCGCTCAGCTATTCCTCCGAAATGGCACTGATCCTGCCCGGTGCCGGCGCCTCGACCTCGATCAACCTCTCCGATATCGGCCAGGCATCGTCTTCAGCGAATTCCGCCTATTCCAGCTCGACCCTGAGTCCGACAGTCACCTATCAGAGCCTGCTGTCATCGCCACAGGTGCTCGAGCGCGCGGCGAAGGCACTCGACGACATTCCAGCGGCGTTCGGCAAGCCGCGCGTCAAGCTGCTCGATCAGACCAGCTTCATTCAGGTCGCGCTGAAGGGCGGTTCGCCGGAGCAGGCACGCGCCCGAAACGCAGCGCTGCTCGATGCGTTCCTGTTCGAGCTCGACAAGCTGCGCAGCGACGAGATCGCGCGCCGTGAAAGCTCCGTCGTTGGGGCGATCGACGCCTATCAGGCCAAGGTCGACGACGCCCGCAGGGCAATTGCGGATCTGCAGCGCGACAGCGGCCTGAAATCCAACGAACAATACGATGCCATCATCGCCGACAATGAAGACCTGCAGCTCGAAATCGCTGCCGGTCAGGCCAGGCTCGAGGAGCTTGCCGAGCGCATTGAAACGCTCGGCAGGTCGCTGGAGACCACCCCCGACATGGCCGCCCTGGTTCTCAAGCTTCGGGCTGATCCCGAATATGTGACGCTTGCCGACAGTCTCGCCCGTGACAGGGCGGACCTTGCCAAGCTGGCGGTGAATTTCGGCCCGAACCATCCGAAGATCGTCGGTGCCAACAATCGTGTCGCCGGTCTGAGCGACCGATTGTCGAACCGTGGCGTGATCCTTGCCGGTTTCGACACGCTGGAACTCGCCGGCGATGTTGACGCGCTTGCTGACGGTCAGCGGGCTGCGCTCCTTTCCTCGCTCGTCACACTTGCAGCCGAAGCCCGCGGCCTTTCGGCCGAAATCAGCGCGAAGGAGCAATCGCTGGCGCGCGGCGAGGCGCGCGTGCGCTCTCTTTCGGATGCGGCCGCAAAGCTAGATGCCCTGAAGCGTGAGTACAAGGTGGCGGAGGCCGTGTTTGCATCGGCTCTCGCCCGCATCAACACGGCGAAGTCCGACATTTTCGCGTCCTACCCGATGGTTCAGGTCGTCAGCAGCCCGTCAATCGAATACGAGCCGACCTCGCCGAATATCAAGATCGCGGTTGCCGGCGGCGTTGCCGGTAGTGCCTTCGCTCTGTTCAGCCTGCTTCTTGCCTGGATCCGCCAGCCGATCCTCGGACGGGCCGTCAGGCTCTTCACCGAAGGCAAGTGA
- a CDS encoding response regulator has translation MKILIADDHELVRDTISAFLASEPGLRISVAADFHGAAELMNKEGPFDLVLLDYSMPGMNGLEGLEKAKTLNFGSPVAILSGTASRDIAEEALASGAAGFLPKSLPAKSLIHAVRFMAAGEQYAPVQFMTEKEEKTTHPLEEKLTKREMDVLKGLVEGQSNKEIARELDLQEVTVKLHVKTLCRKLEARNRTMAAMIAKNAGLF, from the coding sequence ATGAAGATATTGATTGCTGACGATCACGAACTGGTGCGCGACACCATTTCCGCCTTTCTCGCGAGCGAGCCGGGTTTACGGATCTCCGTGGCGGCCGATTTTCACGGCGCTGCGGAGTTGATGAACAAGGAGGGGCCATTCGACCTCGTGCTCCTCGACTATTCCATGCCAGGCATGAATGGTCTCGAGGGCCTGGAAAAGGCGAAGACGCTGAACTTCGGCAGCCCGGTCGCGATCCTTTCAGGCACGGCCTCGCGCGATATCGCCGAGGAGGCGCTGGCGTCGGGTGCGGCCGGCTTCCTGCCAAAAAGCCTGCCCGCCAAGTCCCTGATACACGCGGTTCGGTTCATGGCCGCGGGCGAACAGTACGCACCGGTCCAATTCATGACAGAGAAAGAGGAAAAGACGACGCACCCGCTGGAGGAAAAGCTGACCAAGCGCGAGATGGATGTGCTGAAGGGGCTGGTCGAAGGCCAGTCCAACAAGGAGATCGCGCGCGAGCTCGACCTGCAGGAGGTGACCGTCAAGCTCCACGTCAAGACGTTGTGCCGCAAGCTTGAAGCTCGCAACCGCACCATGGCCGCGATGATTGCAAAGAATGCCGGCCTGTTCTGA
- a CDS encoding WecB/TagA/CpsF family glycosyltransferase, with protein MAAFNTISLFGLPIVSATQREAIAGMFATRDEKRTAAFLNAHCMNTHKDDASYRWAISKADYLLPDGSGMKLAAKLQKKSFEANLNGTDLFVPLCEEAAHRGRSIYFFGSREGVAEEAANRACELAPGLKIAGTRHGYFEKESEASIIAEINRSGADIVLVALGVPMQDVWIARNRHKLEAGLVMGVGAQFDFWSGRVTRAPLVFRKAGCEWVWRLMMEPKRMAKRYLVGNARFVVNAYREARAVRAGASAAARVPGKRLLDIAVASSALIMLSPLMASTALAVAATSRGPVFFRQTRVGENGKPFTMYKFRSMYRDAEARRAALLATSDREGICFKSRKDPRITTVGRIMRKLSIDELPQLFNVLKGNMSIVGPRPALPQEVAAYAPEAMSRLAAKPGITGLWQVSGRAEIGFERMLHMDNAYIRSRSIVLDLTIIALTVRAVFSGRGAY; from the coding sequence ATGGCCGCTTTCAATACAATCTCACTCTTCGGTCTTCCGATCGTCAGCGCAACGCAGAGGGAAGCCATTGCCGGCATGTTTGCCACGCGGGACGAGAAGCGGACCGCCGCATTCCTGAACGCGCATTGCATGAACACGCACAAGGATGATGCCTCCTATCGCTGGGCCATCAGCAAAGCAGACTACCTTCTGCCCGACGGGTCCGGCATGAAGCTTGCCGCCAAGCTGCAGAAGAAGAGCTTCGAAGCCAACCTCAACGGAACCGACCTTTTTGTTCCGCTCTGCGAGGAAGCTGCACACCGCGGCCGCTCGATCTATTTCTTCGGCAGTCGTGAGGGGGTCGCGGAGGAAGCAGCCAACCGCGCCTGCGAACTGGCGCCGGGGCTGAAGATCGCCGGCACGCGGCACGGCTATTTCGAAAAGGAAAGCGAAGCCTCGATCATCGCTGAGATCAACCGATCCGGCGCCGATATCGTGCTCGTCGCGCTCGGCGTGCCGATGCAGGATGTCTGGATCGCTCGCAACCGTCACAAGCTCGAGGCCGGTCTCGTCATGGGCGTCGGCGCCCAGTTCGATTTCTGGTCGGGTCGCGTGACGCGCGCGCCGCTCGTCTTCCGCAAGGCCGGATGCGAGTGGGTCTGGCGTCTGATGATGGAGCCGAAACGGATGGCCAAGCGCTATCTCGTTGGCAATGCCCGGTTCGTGGTCAACGCTTATCGCGAAGCCCGCGCGGTGCGCGCCGGCGCATCGGCTGCTGCCCGTGTTCCGGGCAAGCGTCTGCTCGACATCGCAGTCGCCTCCTCGGCGCTGATTATGCTGTCGCCGCTGATGGCCAGCACGGCGCTTGCCGTTGCGGCGACCTCACGCGGCCCCGTCTTCTTCCGACAGACCCGTGTCGGCGAGAACGGCAAGCCGTTCACCATGTACAAGTTCCGCTCGATGTATCGCGATGCCGAAGCCCGCCGCGCAGCGCTGCTTGCCACCAGCGACCGCGAGGGCATCTGCTTCAAGTCGCGCAAGGATCCGCGCATCACCACGGTCGGCCGGATCATGCGCAAGCTTTCGATCGACGAACTGCCGCAGCTCTTCAACGTGCTGAAGGGAAACATGTCGATCGTCGGCCCGCGCCCCGCCCTTCCTCAGGAGGTGGCGGCCTATGCGCCGGAAGCGATGTCGCGGCTCGCGGCCAAGCCCGGCATCACCGGCCTCTGGCAGGTCTCGGGCCGCGCCGAGATCGGCTTTGAACGCATGCTTCACATGGACAACGCCTATATCCGCTCGCGCAGCATCGTGCTCGACCTGACCATCATCGCACTGACGGTTCGCGCGGTTTTCTCCGGCCGCGGCGCCTATTGA
- a CDS encoding oxidoreductase yields MTNLRQLLVLTVFIPLISSPAALADDLPTPGDRVILTVSGKLGVTNTEEGTAAFDLAMLDALPQASFETATIWTDGVARFSGVELSALLEAVAAEGTELLMTALNDYAIELPASEAIPGGPILATRVDGNPLSVRDKGPIWLIYPFDDNPSYKTEVTYSRSIWQLKSIKVED; encoded by the coding sequence ATGACCAATCTGCGTCAACTTCTTGTTCTGACCGTTTTCATTCCGCTCATCTCGTCGCCCGCAGCACTGGCGGACGACCTGCCGACGCCTGGCGACCGCGTCATTCTGACGGTCTCAGGAAAACTTGGTGTGACCAACACCGAAGAAGGCACAGCAGCGTTCGATCTCGCCATGCTGGATGCCCTGCCGCAGGCGAGCTTCGAGACCGCCACGATCTGGACCGATGGCGTGGCACGCTTTTCCGGCGTCGAACTGTCGGCGCTGCTCGAGGCCGTCGCGGCAGAGGGAACCGAGCTGCTGATGACCGCGCTCAATGACTATGCGATCGAGCTTCCCGCAAGCGAAGCGATACCCGGCGGCCCGATCCTTGCGACGCGCGTCGATGGCAACCCGCTTTCCGTGAGGGACAAGGGGCCGATCTGGCTCATCTATCCCTTCGATGACAACCCATCCTACAAGACCGAAGTGACCTACTCGCGCAGCATCTGGCAGCTGAAGTCGATCAAAGTGGAAGACTGA
- a CDS encoding ATP-binding protein has protein sequence MHHIAGSSRKPRERKGIYVAAGLVLVAVTLVLSLLAAQLMQELSRLRSASTDNVQWSLSQVQVELLVLETAIDDALHGETALDEVRQRFDIFYSRIDTLRRGAVFSGVTRQAQARSSLDSVADVLDSAVALIDGPDPVLAAALPALGATLSELRGEVRNIALTGVRLLAEQSDRDRQIFSGVLLRTGLVTVGVMVSMFLALFLAVWQFRIARRRSEDLQAQNMLYESAINASLEAIIVSDETGSILDFNPAAERLFGYKREHALGVDAEKLIIPKADVQLHRDRRAQLLEQFRSGEGNLSGRLEINAMRASGEVFPAEVSIGLTRRGAGRIIVTYMRDISERKLAQQNLTQARDDAVATAKAKSDFLAVMSHEMRTPLNGVMGLLDMLSETRLTRKQRDYVKTAISSGEILQGHIDDVLNITRIEAGVTRLNSSRFDVEPLLTEVKKINDPAAASRGNVIEVETAPSVALFGQDRHGLRQVLINLVGNAVKFTEHGRIVIRALPQGENGWIEFSVSDTGIGIAETDAKRIFDDFVMLDPSYKRTAPGSGLGLGISRRLVDLMGGEIGVESAPGKGSLFYLRLPPLDVAEERTIAPEETKAVDLPVIEDTGLSVLLVEDNETNRFVAREMLKKYGCRIVEAHDGVEGVEKASAERFDVIFMDVSMPRLDGIGATQAIREGGGLSRETPIIGLTAHALPDERRRLEEAGMKDCIIKPLRSAKVRDVIGQLLNQRQASEAASHEVGDPTDDLDLIDQETLAELTDTLPAALLTRQLERFRSELAETSERFLRDADQTTDLDELAGCAHKLAGSAAVFGAVALRATLLELESAVKYGVREDLHPLCVAAHETATKTLKALSELTDEHAQA, from the coding sequence ATGCATCACATCGCTGGCAGTTCCCGCAAGCCGCGGGAACGGAAAGGCATCTATGTTGCCGCCGGGCTCGTTCTGGTCGCGGTCACGCTTGTCCTGAGCCTGCTCGCTGCACAGCTGATGCAGGAGCTCTCGCGGCTCAGATCAGCCTCGACCGACAACGTCCAATGGTCGCTGTCACAGGTACAGGTCGAGCTTCTGGTGCTTGAAACGGCCATCGACGATGCGCTCCATGGCGAGACCGCCCTTGATGAGGTGCGCCAGCGCTTTGACATCTTTTACAGTCGCATCGACACACTGCGCCGGGGCGCGGTATTCAGCGGCGTCACCCGACAGGCGCAAGCGCGCAGCAGCCTCGACAGCGTTGCCGATGTGCTCGACAGTGCCGTTGCCCTCATCGACGGCCCGGACCCGGTTCTAGCCGCGGCCCTGCCGGCGCTTGGCGCAACCTTGAGCGAGCTGCGCGGCGAGGTCCGCAACATCGCGCTCACCGGCGTCCGTCTTCTGGCGGAGCAATCCGATCGCGACAGGCAGATCTTTTCGGGCGTGCTGTTGCGCACCGGTCTGGTGACGGTCGGCGTCATGGTATCGATGTTCCTCGCCCTCTTCCTCGCCGTCTGGCAGTTTCGGATTGCAAGGCGCAGATCCGAAGACCTGCAGGCGCAGAACATGCTCTACGAGAGCGCGATCAACGCCTCCCTCGAAGCCATCATCGTTTCTGACGAGACCGGCAGCATTCTCGATTTCAACCCGGCTGCAGAGCGCTTGTTCGGTTACAAGCGCGAACACGCGCTTGGCGTGGATGCGGAAAAGCTCATCATTCCCAAGGCAGACGTCCAGCTCCATCGCGACCGGCGTGCGCAGCTGCTCGAGCAATTTCGCAGTGGCGAGGGTAATCTCTCCGGCCGGCTGGAGATCAATGCGATGCGAGCGAGCGGCGAAGTCTTCCCGGCCGAAGTTTCCATCGGCCTCACCCGGCGCGGCGCCGGCCGGATCATCGTGACCTATATGCGCGACATTTCCGAACGCAAGCTGGCGCAGCAGAACCTCACCCAGGCGCGTGACGACGCGGTGGCGACCGCCAAGGCGAAGTCCGACTTTTTGGCGGTGATGAGCCATGAGATGCGCACGCCCCTCAACGGCGTCATGGGTCTGCTCGACATGCTGAGCGAAACCCGCCTGACCCGCAAGCAGCGCGACTATGTCAAGACGGCGATTTCCTCAGGTGAAATTCTGCAGGGGCATATCGACGACGTTCTCAACATCACCCGTATAGAGGCCGGTGTGACCCGGCTCAATTCGTCGCGCTTCGACGTCGAGCCGCTTCTGACCGAGGTGAAGAAGATAAACGATCCCGCAGCAGCATCGCGCGGAAATGTCATCGAAGTCGAAACCGCTCCGAGTGTCGCCCTCTTCGGTCAGGATCGCCATGGCCTGCGTCAGGTCCTGATCAACCTTGTCGGCAATGCGGTGAAGTTCACCGAACACGGAAGGATCGTGATCCGCGCCCTCCCACAGGGTGAGAACGGATGGATCGAGTTTTCAGTCAGCGATACCGGCATCGGCATCGCTGAAACGGACGCCAAGCGGATTTTCGATGATTTCGTCATGCTGGATCCATCCTACAAGCGGACCGCACCGGGCTCGGGTCTCGGCCTTGGCATTTCGCGCCGGCTCGTCGATCTGATGGGCGGAGAAATCGGTGTGGAGAGCGCACCGGGCAAGGGCAGCCTGTTCTACCTCCGCCTGCCGCCGCTTGACGTCGCCGAAGAGAGAACAATCGCGCCAGAAGAGACCAAGGCTGTGGACCTCCCGGTGATTGAAGACACGGGCCTTTCGGTTCTGCTCGTCGAGGACAACGAGACCAACCGTTTCGTGGCGCGCGAGATGCTGAAGAAATACGGTTGCCGGATCGTCGAGGCCCATGACGGCGTCGAAGGCGTGGAAAAGGCCTCAGCCGAACGTTTCGACGTCATTTTCATGGATGTCAGCATGCCGCGCCTCGATGGCATCGGCGCCACGCAGGCGATCCGTGAGGGCGGGGGCCTCTCTCGCGAGACCCCGATCATCGGCCTTACCGCGCATGCACTACCCGACGAACGCCGCAGGCTCGAGGAAGCGGGCATGAAGGATTGCATAATCAAACCGCTCAGAAGCGCCAAGGTGCGCGACGTGATCGGCCAACTTCTGAACCAGCGCCAGGCGAGCGAAGCTGCGTCACATGAGGTCGGCGACCCCACCGACGATCTTGACCTGATCGACCAGGAGACGCTGGCGGAACTGACCGACACGCTCCCGGCCGCTCTTCTGACGCGTCAGCTCGAACGGTTCAGGAGCGAACTCGCAGAGACGTCGGAGCGCTTCTTACGCGATGCGGATCAGACCACCGACCTGGACGAACTGGCCGGCTGCGCGCACAAGCTCGCAGGCTCCGCCGCCGTCTTCGGCGCAGTGGCATTGCGTGCCACCTTGCTGGAACTCGAATCTGCGGTGAAGTATGGCGTCCGCGAAGACCTGCATCCTCTCTGCGTGGCGGCACACGAAACCGCCACGAAGACACTGAAGGCGCTGAGTGAACTCACTGACGAGCATGCCCAGGCCTGA
- a CDS encoding polysaccharide biosynthesis/export family protein, with amino-acid sequence MENRLKSATSRIAIVALLAFGQGCASLQPIENSENVGQGESYQAQYRATADDEAERARKSSVLMNAQRCAPDQKLGPAGSQRVPPDIDFLSPGDLIDVSISDDDVISGKYEVSQDGMLRLMHVPPVSAKGRSVDSIEESVRRTLIDQGLYNTVPLVSIRVMDFAPARVFVAGAVFDPGSVTVGSVAVTSIDRLRQETLGGRTTERRLARALQSAGGVRPDADLSRVTVWRGGSKKVYDMRPVITGHAYPDPVLLEGDQVEIPSRGCFQEELMAPSAVSPPGAKVFMSNLSVPASSNSQAAISKDTVELRYGTRFLQAVFSLNCVGGARLTNSSRSAVLFTRNPITGQSIVIERNLEDLLRRSDRDDFDPYLMPGDALACYDSSVINITDLATKLGIIGALGVII; translated from the coding sequence TTGGAAAACCGTCTGAAATCGGCAACAAGCCGGATCGCGATCGTCGCTCTTCTTGCGTTTGGGCAGGGGTGCGCGTCACTCCAACCTATCGAAAACAGCGAGAATGTCGGTCAGGGCGAGAGCTATCAGGCGCAATATCGGGCGACAGCGGACGACGAGGCCGAGCGGGCGCGCAAATCATCGGTCCTGATGAACGCCCAGCGCTGCGCTCCAGACCAGAAACTCGGCCCCGCCGGTAGCCAGCGCGTTCCGCCCGATATCGATTTCCTGTCGCCGGGCGACCTGATCGACGTGTCGATTTCCGATGATGACGTGATCTCAGGCAAGTATGAGGTGTCGCAGGACGGCATGCTCCGCCTGATGCATGTTCCACCCGTCAGCGCCAAGGGACGTTCGGTCGACTCCATAGAGGAATCGGTCCGGCGCACCCTGATCGATCAGGGGCTTTACAACACCGTGCCGCTGGTCTCGATCCGGGTGATGGATTTCGCGCCTGCGCGGGTGTTCGTCGCCGGTGCTGTGTTCGATCCGGGATCGGTGACGGTCGGCTCGGTCGCCGTGACGTCGATCGACAGGCTGCGGCAGGAGACGCTCGGCGGGCGCACGACCGAGCGGCGCCTTGCGCGCGCGCTCCAGTCGGCCGGCGGTGTTCGCCCGGATGCGGATCTTTCCCGCGTCACGGTCTGGCGAGGCGGATCGAAGAAGGTCTACGACATGCGGCCGGTGATTACCGGGCATGCCTATCCCGATCCCGTCCTGCTGGAGGGAGATCAGGTTGAAATACCGAGCCGGGGCTGCTTCCAGGAAGAACTGATGGCACCTTCGGCCGTGTCTCCGCCAGGCGCCAAGGTGTTCATGTCCAACCTTTCCGTTCCGGCATCGTCCAATTCCCAGGCGGCGATTTCCAAGGATACGGTCGAACTGCGTTACGGGACGCGTTTCCTGCAGGCCGTGTTCAGCCTGAACTGTGTCGGTGGTGCGCGGCTGACGAATTCCAGCCGTTCCGCTGTGCTGTTCACGCGCAATCCGATCACCGGGCAGTCGATCGTTATCGAGCGAAATCTCGAAGACCTGTTGCGGCGCAGCGACCGCGACGACTTCGATCCTTACCTGATGCCCGGCGACGCGCTGGCCTGCTACGATTCCTCGGTGATCAACATCACCGACCTTGCAACCAAGCTTGGCATTATCGGCGCGCTCGGCGTCATCATCTAG
- a CDS encoding oligosaccharide flippase family protein, translating to MTVLRNKIADAAASPLLRGASAYLASEAAAKVSRLAVVVVMARFLSPAEIGIAAAAMAGSDILKSLAENGVGQRIIIADETELEAVCKQAHRIFWAWCSGLTLLQVAVGAGVWLAGGSVMTFALMAILGLEYLFMPGGLVQCALAMRKGMLARTAAVSGAQNVSANLLTCVLVALFPSPLSVVLPKLISAPVWLVGMRRLVTWKPALSVTPAPLSAFMRFGASVLGIEFVKAVRAQADKLIVGAVLGTEALGIYFFAFNAGVGISTSLATALSTVLFPYLSTSGDRTLALKRGLTLAMTAISVVALAQSLAASSYVSLVFGSKWASVAPLVAILCLTAIPNMLWSVAAQWLRSGGRADRELLLSMASGVTITAAVIVAAPHGLHALAWTTLVVATIAQVAVSLPVLMKAFGARTGHACNPSLQGA from the coding sequence ATGACCGTGCTCAGAAACAAGATTGCCGATGCTGCCGCCTCGCCGCTCCTGCGCGGCGCTTCGGCCTATCTGGCATCGGAGGCAGCCGCAAAGGTGTCGCGCCTCGCTGTCGTCGTCGTCATGGCCCGTTTCCTTTCGCCTGCCGAAATCGGCATCGCCGCGGCGGCCATGGCCGGCTCGGACATCCTGAAGTCGCTCGCCGAAAACGGCGTCGGCCAGCGCATCATCATCGCCGATGAGACCGAACTGGAGGCCGTGTGCAAACAGGCCCACCGGATCTTCTGGGCCTGGTGCTCGGGCCTGACCCTTCTGCAGGTCGCTGTCGGCGCTGGCGTCTGGCTTGCCGGCGGCAGCGTCATGACCTTTGCCCTGATGGCGATCCTCGGTCTCGAATACCTGTTCATGCCGGGCGGCCTCGTGCAGTGTGCGCTCGCCATGCGCAAGGGCATGCTGGCCCGCACGGCGGCCGTATCCGGCGCGCAGAATGTCAGCGCCAACCTCCTGACCTGCGTCCTGGTGGCGCTGTTCCCGAGCCCGCTGTCGGTGGTGCTGCCGAAGCTCATCTCCGCGCCCGTCTGGCTTGTCGGCATGCGCCGCCTGGTCACATGGAAGCCTGCCTTGAGCGTCACGCCGGCGCCGCTCTCCGCCTTCATGCGCTTCGGTGCCTCCGTGCTGGGCATCGAATTCGTCAAGGCCGTGCGCGCCCAGGCAGACAAGCTGATCGTCGGCGCCGTTCTCGGCACGGAAGCGCTTGGCATCTATTTCTTCGCCTTCAATGCCGGGGTCGGGATCTCGACCTCGCTGGCAACAGCGCTGTCGACGGTCCTGTTTCCGTATCTATCGACCAGCGGCGACCGGACTCTTGCCCTCAAGCGCGGCCTGACGCTCGCGATGACAGCCATCTCCGTTGTTGCTCTGGCACAGAGCCTCGCAGCTTCGTCCTACGTGTCGCTGGTTTTCGGCAGCAAGTGGGCATCCGTCGCGCCGCTGGTGGCGATCCTGTGCCTGACGGCGATCCCCAATATGCTGTGGTCGGTCGCCGCCCAGTGGCTGCGCTCCGGCGGCCGTGCCGACCGGGAACTGCTCCTGTCGATGGCCTCCGGCGTCACTATCACCGCCGCCGTCATCGTCGCAGCACCTCACGGTCTGCATGCACTCGCCTGGACCACGCTTGTCGTCGCAACGATCGCGCAGGTCGCGGTGTCGCTGCCGGTCCTCATGAAAGCCTTCGGTGCCCGCACCGGCCATGCCTGCAACCCCTCGCTTCAGGGAGCCTGA
- a CDS encoding glycosyltransferase family 2 protein, translating to MTRFSVVIPCYNAAGTISETLNSVLAQTVPDFEVIVIDDGSTDDTVAIVARFADRNSRIRLVEQANQGPSVARNRAVFDHAEGELVAFLDADDIWPSDRLNTFEKRFAAEDAPDLAYGRVGFFSKTIAEIETHSTVSKTPLAVADLIAENETCTMSNIVVTRAAFLASGGFNAGIVHGEDVEWLVRLAAAGFKIEGIDQLATYYRASRKGLSSDLSAMRFSWETALSTALSLDIALTKREIAAAEATHLRYLSRRALRLESTRGTALKLAIKALKLSPRAFFKQPRRGLMTLAAATAEALCPGAFKRLAASH from the coding sequence ATGACCCGATTTTCCGTCGTCATTCCTTGCTACAACGCCGCCGGCACGATCTCCGAAACGCTGAACTCGGTCCTCGCCCAGACAGTCCCGGACTTCGAAGTGATCGTCATCGACGACGGCTCCACCGATGACACGGTCGCAATCGTCGCCCGGTTTGCCGACCGCAACAGCCGCATCCGGCTGGTGGAGCAGGCCAATCAGGGGCCGAGCGTTGCGCGCAACCGCGCGGTATTCGACCATGCCGAAGGTGAGCTGGTCGCTTTCCTCGATGCCGACGACATCTGGCCGTCCGATCGCCTCAATACCTTCGAGAAGCGTTTTGCCGCCGAAGACGCCCCTGATCTCGCCTATGGCCGAGTCGGCTTTTTCAGCAAAACCATCGCTGAGATCGAAACCCATTCGACGGTTTCGAAAACGCCGCTCGCCGTGGCCGACCTGATTGCCGAAAACGAAACCTGCACGATGTCGAACATCGTCGTCACACGGGCCGCCTTTCTGGCCTCCGGCGGGTTCAATGCCGGTATCGTGCATGGCGAGGATGTCGAATGGCTGGTCCGTCTCGCCGCCGCCGGCTTCAAGATCGAGGGCATCGACCAGCTCGCAACTTACTATCGCGCCAGCCGGAAGGGCCTCTCATCCGACCTTTCCGCGATGCGGTTTTCCTGGGAGACGGCGCTCTCGACCGCACTGAGCCTCGATATCGCGCTCACGAAGCGCGAAATCGCCGCGGCCGAAGCAACGCACCTTCGCTACCTTTCCCGTCGAGCGCTGAGGCTCGAAAGCACGCGCGGCACAGCGCTCAAGCTCGCCATCAAGGCACTGAAACTGAGCCCGCGCGCTTTCTTCAAGCAGCCGCGCCGCGGTCTCATGACCCTCGCGGCGGCGACCGCCGAAGCCCTCTGCCCGGGCGCCTTCAAGCGCCTTGCGGCAAGCCACTAA